Proteins encoded by one window of Verrucomicrobiia bacterium:
- a CDS encoding heme-binding protein translates to MFRKLLFPTICGCLAFAFTSQAAMTVGQVQTVLAQAVTRAAQVSPNSVIAVTDREGYVLGVWSVNGTTPTTAAFTNLVANAIAKAGTAAFLSSDQHAFTTRTAGFIVQQNFPPGVLNRPPGPLVGVNFSNLPFSDINRFKDPGTFVPGPPSGTNGAVVPTPVTGGLAGTAGGVPLYAGGLLIGGVGVAGDGDGPTDITPQTVLAADVDEDVALAGQVGFAPASEIRGSGVFIDGIRIPYVESSTSLGTITPLGGIGVNFAAYPVVASPALVFPTASLGGTTGELRNPIIADPSAVALPSGEARLTAPEVTAILVAAAEKARTTRAGIRLPRGSQMQCFISVVNNPNSPGQPPVVLGSYGTSPDATRFSWDVSVQKARTALFFSSGTRAYSTRTVGFMAQRHYPPGIDGTTEGIFRSLQERFSLFPQNVTNPLNGAVVTTDAGTTPGEPNGNLPNGITIFAGGVPLYRNGVLIGAIGVSGDGIDQDDLVAAAGAAALNGIFLPPEAIRADRTIHRGARLPFVKFPRNPAL, encoded by the coding sequence ATGTTTCGAAAATTGCTCTTCCCAACAATATGCGGCTGCCTGGCGTTCGCGTTCACCAGCCAGGCCGCGATGACCGTGGGACAAGTGCAAACGGTGCTCGCGCAAGCCGTGACGCGCGCGGCGCAAGTCTCGCCGAACAGTGTGATCGCCGTGACCGATCGTGAAGGCTACGTGCTCGGCGTGTGGAGTGTGAACGGCACCACGCCTACCACGGCGGCGTTCACGAATCTTGTCGCTAATGCCATCGCAAAGGCGGGCACGGCGGCTTTTCTCAGCAGTGACCAGCACGCCTTCACCACGCGCACGGCAGGTTTCATCGTGCAGCAAAATTTCCCACCCGGTGTTTTGAACCGTCCACCCGGTCCACTGGTGGGAGTGAACTTTTCCAACCTGCCCTTCTCGGACATCAACCGTTTCAAAGATCCCGGAACCTTTGTGCCGGGTCCTCCCAGCGGCACGAATGGTGCCGTAGTACCCACGCCCGTCACGGGTGGTCTTGCGGGCACAGCGGGTGGCGTTCCATTGTATGCCGGTGGCTTGCTGATCGGCGGCGTCGGTGTAGCCGGTGATGGCGATGGCCCCACGGACATCACACCGCAAACGGTCCTCGCTGCGGATGTAGATGAAGATGTCGCGCTGGCCGGTCAGGTCGGTTTCGCACCCGCCAGCGAGATCCGTGGCTCGGGCGTGTTCATCGATGGAATCCGCATTCCTTACGTAGAATCCAGCACTAGCCTTGGGACGATCACTCCACTCGGAGGCATTGGGGTGAACTTCGCCGCTTACCCCGTCGTTGCCAGTCCGGCACTGGTTTTCCCCACGGCCAGCTTGGGAGGAACGACTGGTGAATTGCGCAACCCCATCATCGCTGATCCGTCCGCAGTCGCTCTGCCGAGTGGCGAAGCCCGGCTCACCGCTCCCGAAGTCACGGCCATTTTGGTCGCTGCCGCAGAGAAAGCCCGCACCACCCGCGCGGGCATCCGTTTGCCACGGGGCAGCCAGATGCAGTGCTTCATCTCCGTGGTGAACAATCCTAACTCGCCCGGCCAGCCGCCTGTGGTGCTCGGCAGTTACGGCACCTCGCCCGATGCCACGCGGTTCAGTTGGGATGTCTCGGTGCAGAAGGCCCGCACAGCGCTCTTCTTCTCCAGCGGCACGCGTGCTTACTCCACGCGCACGGTCGGTTTCATGGCACAAAGGCATTATCCGCCGGGCATCGATGGTACGACTGAAGGCATCTTTCGTTCTTTGCAGGAACGCTTCTCCCTCTTCCCGCAAAACGTCACCAATCCCCTGAATGGCGCAGTGGTCACCACCGATGCAGGCACTACACCCGGCGAACCCAACGGCAATCTGCCTAATGGCATCACGATCTTCGCGGGCGGTGTACCGCTCTATCGCAATGGCGTCTTGATCGGCGCCATCGGTGTGAGCGGTGATGGTATTGACCAAGACGATCTCGTAGCTGCTGCCGGTGCCGCTGCCCTTAATGGAATTTTTCTGCCGCCCGAGGCCATTCGCGCCGATCGCACGATTCATCGCGGGGCGCGATTGCCCTTTGTGAAATTCCCCCGCAACCCCGCGCTCTGA